The genomic DNA aaaaagcataagacatgtctttttctccaaaaatctTGATTCATGGgaacaaattaataatgttttctcatTATTACATAACTCCAAATTCATACAAAACAAATAGGAATACAAGGgattacaaattacaaatacttattttattttcttctcaaatTGTACAAAACTAAACAAGGTCCCACAACTTcccactactactactagtactactaaataataataataccccTTGAAGCTCCATCCTCAACTTCCCActaaaaatcttgaaaacaaaaagttgcTTTCATCAAAGTCCACCTAAAAATAAAGGTAAAATGATAACAATCTCCAATATTTTAATCAAGTGAGCtttttgacaaatatttttCCCCTCTACTGCAAATCCTACATTGATTCCATCTACAAAgcctttttcactttttttacCTTTCCTTCCAGACGAAACAAGTGGGTGTGGGAGGGAggagagaagaaaccaaagtcGTTAGAGCAGAAGCAAACTCCATGTTGGACTGTTGGATTGCTGTACAAACCTCATTTTGTTGCACAAATCCTACTGTGGAGGATTAGTCTCAGGCTTCACCACCGAAGATGTATCCGGAGGCTGAGAATGGTAAATTGCCATTGCCAATGATATAGGCATCATACAAAGAGCCTTTGATTGAAGAAGCTGCATCGCGGCTCCAACATTTTCTTCCATCAATTTAGCCACTTGACGTTCGGTTCCATCGTTAGACCATTTCTCCCATGCGGGTTGAGGAGCTCTTCCACCTTCACCCGTTTCATCCTGTAGacattttaagaaataaaacttGAATGAAAACCTCATTTCTAAAGTTTTGACcttttctccatttttcttctttaaaaagtttatttacCTCAACTGATGATGAAAGAGGCATATCAGTAACAAGTGGAGCAACTGCACCGGCTCCACCAAGTCGGCTCATGCTCAAAACCTACCAAAAGTTGACCAAAGAGACATAGATATCATTCAAAGGGATAAGCTTTATCccacataaaaattatataaataaaagcttTTACTTTTTCAGATGAGCATGGAAGATTTCACAAGaaacacatttttaattttttttaaaaacaaaagatgtacTATCTTATCAGAAACCCATCATTGCATTCTATTTCTTTGGTGTCTCCATTATCTTTTAAAGTAAAGCAGCTTTCTTTTTTAGCTTGCGAGAGCTTTAAGTAACCGACTGCATTTGATCTATTATAatgtgatcatgatgattgtAATTAATGTCTGAATATGGTATTATAAATCCTAAACTGTCATTAGCCTGCctatgacaaaacaaaaaagtgataAAAAGACTAAATGCCAAAGAAATCAAAAGCATTTAGGACTTGTTTATTCTTtcccatattaaaaaaaaactgatctaATCAGATTGAAATTTAGTTGAAGGGTAGGTAATGGTGGGACCAAAAGTAAGACCAAAAATCCATCTAAGAGAATTTTAAAGACATGATTTTTAGATCTCTAATCTTATAATATGAACAAACAGATTTAAGATATTGCTGAGGGGGTAATATGAACATTCAAGATAATAACGGTGGAAGCGAGATCTTAGACTGGTTATATATACCTTAACTTGGAGTCTGAGAAACTTGACATAATCGACAATCTCATCGATCATAGCAGCTCTATCGGTCTGCAAATGAAGACAGGAAAAAACATAAGAGTGTTAAAAACCTGCTAGAACTCCATATAACAGAAATGAGAAATGTTCTCGTACAGGTGAAAGATACTAACCTTGTTCACAGTAGGTACAAGTTCCTGCAGTGCCCTGATCCGTTCTGCTATTCTTTCCCTACGTAGCTGtggcaaagcaaaaaaaacattcagcTTATCCCTCCATAAAACCAAAGAGACCACTACACCATGGTCCATGTCTACATCTTTCAACGAccaacaacaacatatataacACAGGGAAATACAAAAAGAGTATCTGAAGTTTACCCTCTCAGCAATGCTATGTGGATCAGTAGCCTGACCACGCCTAGCTCGAACCCTAGGGCGGATTGAGGTAGGCTGATGTGGCGCCGATGGAGCTGGCTGTTGCATTGGCTGCCCATGGAAAACCTTATACCATTTGCACAAGAATTCACTTCATAAGTTGTAAAGTAAATCCActtataacacaaaaacattctAACTAACAGATTGTTTCTACAACAGAGTAACAACGGAATAAATCAAGTTAGATGACAAGAGCAGCCACACAGCTACATGAACTAGTACGAAGCTGCTCATAGAGTAACAAAAGTTAACATATTGGATTCtactaaacaaaccaaaatcccTTAGATTCAACAGCTCAAAACAAGTACCCAAAGCAACTCTACCAACATTGCTAAAAAGTTACCAAAAATGTTATCTTGAAAAACTTCAAAATCGATTTCTcaggaagcaaacaaaaaaaagttaagaaatttAAGAAACCACTTACAGGTTTCATAGAAGAACAACGATTATCAACAACATCATCTGAGAAACGTTTCCCACTTCCATGTCCACCTTCAGGTCTAAGAAACCCTCCACTTCCAGGTCCTTTCCCTTGATCAAGACTTAACCCTAGAGGAAACATCTGATTGTGAAACCCAGTTGGTCCACCACTTCCTCCTAACCCACCCATATGACTTCCTTCGTCTCCAGAACCCAACTGCAACATCATCGGCGGTGCTCCTCCGCCTAATCCGCCGTCAACTCCAGATAAACCGGCTCCGGAAGAGGCTGAGAAGTTAGGAAGACCGAGGATTTGCTCGAAGAAATCATCAGAAGGAGTTTGGTCAGAAAGGTTCTCGTGAGGGTTGTTACCAGCCATGGTTTgagctcaaaaacaaaaaaaaaacagagacttttGACTCGGACGAGTCAGTGTGAGTTACGATTAACGAGTTGGAAACCTTCTAAGGAGAGATTTACATGCGAAAGCTACCTACACagatttaatgttttttttattttttttgggttgatgaAGATTTTAAGATGCTTTAAAACGAATGAGGACGAACAAGACAGAGACGAGAAAGGAGcagaagaaaagtgaaaactttatgctctgtttataaaatttatcttttttgtaAAAGGACCTTACTTTTTCAGATTATTTCATTTTTGCCATTTCCTTATTTTCCttccagaaacaaaaaaaaaagttattattatataaatggGCTGAATTTTATCATAATTGGGCCTTCTCTTCTGTCTTCATTTTTTCGCTTTCGTTTTCCTTTACACTGTaagtttatataatttgaattataagatcataataattttatactaTCAGCTTACAGTTCTAAAATGATAACGACTTGTTTTGTAAACGTAGCCTTTAGCTGAACACTAAGTTTTAGCGTTTGAATATTGCGTTTTCGTAAGTTTGGGCTCAAGTCTTCGTAGGTTTTGACCCTAATTTTGGACCCTAATTTCTTCccaaaaaatgacaaaaaaatgactAGACCCGGTACATTTGCACCTCTGGCACATGTCTAGAGCCGGGGCTGGCTCTGACGTATCAGGCGGTTCATGTAGTATGTATTATTCACTTCTTAGATTGTACTACTACAAAGGAGTTATATATGCACGGGATGTGGCACGAAACTCTCCTTGCCTTTGTGAAACATAGTCAAGTTAAGAAAGAAGAGTTACGATTTGTTCATAAAAAggtatatacaaaatcaaattgcAAAATCACTAGCTAGCTCATATATGAAACCTCTACTCTTTCAGGTACAAGCATGCACTAAGTCTTCATCTTTAAACAAAGGACACTGTGAGATTAACAACGACCAGTTCAAGGGTTTTACAAGATTACCATAATTTCAGAAACTTAAGTcttcaaaacccaaaaagtaAATAAGGGTCTGTTGCAAATTCAACGGAAATTACAAAATTCCCAATTGCAAAGTAATAGTAAATCAATTTTAAAGTTGATCCAATGATCAAAAACCAATGCACCAGCCGAAAAGGAAAAGAGCTTGTTACTTAAGTCCTACACTTAATCAAATGTAATGACATAATCGAGTTGAAGAACCGAACTGAGAGCAAAGATAATGCTTAAAGTCTCACTCTTCTAAGCATCAGGATAACTAACTAACACAAGCAGAACGACCAATGCAAGTTATAAAGCATAGGAGTTCCAAAAAGACTTACCAGAAATGGAAGTATATCCATTGGactaaagaacaacaaaactttgCAACAGCGATCATTATTGAATTCTCTAGGGTTCATCACAATTTGGGTatcttggaaacaaaaaaaatttggaccatTTCTCGATTTATGCGTGTCATCCTTGCGCAGGGGCCATGCTAATCTTCTCTGTATCGTTCCAATTTTATCAGATGTCCCCGAAGGTGACAATCACTTACTCGACTCTAACATTATTTAAACGCAGCTTTTGTCCTCTGTTCTATGCGATGTGGTATATTTGTTATCGGTTAAAGCTTAAAAGGGCTCGTTTGATAAAAAGGCCTATTTAAGGTAATTAAAAGTCCTCTTTCTGATTATTATTCTTAGAGATTGAGTGAAACGACGCCGTTGGTTTTGTAACGTTAGCTTTAAATTTGTTAAAGCTAATGACTTGTGGTTTAaagtttgattaaaaaaaaaaaagactatggGATGTTGCTAAATGTTACTGGTATCTGATTTAGCGAGAACCTATGGGGGAATTATAACTTAAACATCAACCTCTATATTTACtgttatatcagaaaaaaaactcaaaacgtTTGCAAGAACTGTCTCCAAAATCATGTCAAGAATAAGCTCTAGTAGAGCTGCTCTACTAAGACTGCTCCTTGGACCTCTCCTACGTACCATACTAAAACACTCAACGTTTAGATTGAGATCAAGATGTGGACATTGGTGCATTGGGAGAAGAATATTGCTGTGAATAGCTTGAGAAAACTCACTGTGCCCTACAAATGTAACTAAAGGCTTTTGAAAGAGCATTATTTTTGTGCGTCCAATCAAATGATTCGATCGGTGAGATAACGATGATGCTATTGGTTTTGAGGACTGATGACACGGCAACATTTCTGCTTCTGATCTTGTCGGAGGCACTCACTCTGTTTGTTGTACCAGTACTATTTGTTTCTTGTGCGACAAGTTTTCATTTATTGACTTGTACTCGTTCTTCTCTTCTGCATTTGAATAGTTCTTGACTCTTGAGTAAACAATTTATCCAACGTTTCATAATCTTTAAGAAACTATACAAAATTGGGAATACTAAAAAGCGGATCTTTAAGTCTACTAGTCTAGAGTGAACTTTTAGTCTTCGTTTCAAATATGTCTTCGTCACGCCGACGACCCCCGATCAAATCTATTAGAACTTAACCATAACTATACTGTAAGAGATTCTCTGAACCACTGATCGATTAAGAAATAGGTGTTTTTGACAAAGACGACTTGTGTTgtgtagagactagagagagttTCAAAGTAGTACAGAGGATTCTAGGGATTCTTTTTATATCTTTCTCCTCAGTCCTCAGAACGAGAATTTTGATATCCTAATGAAGAAGCAAGGGCCGTACGTATTTAAAGAGGGTGTTAGGTTCCCTTACTGTTAATAAAAGTTACCGTATTTGATTTCGGAAAAGGACTTGGTCAGAAGAAGTTCATACAACCATCAGAAAAAGACCTTTTCAAATTTCAGAGAAGAGATGAAAAATTGCCTCTCTCTAACACCTAACAAGGAAATTAAATGGACACGATGCAGAGAACTGTGGAgaaaattcaaccaaaattacaaacttgaaagttgaaactcgCAATAAAAAAGTTAGCCAGTGTCTTACTTGACGACGATCTGAACATTCACTTGGTTCTTATAGTTTCACCTTTTTGAGTCttcaagatccaaaaaaaaactaactcctttttttttatcatcatataTCAGGACCAACTGCCAGCTTCTTATGGATGATATGGAGCACCAGAATTCGAATCAGTAACCTATTTGTGGCAGACTGAATTGTGAAGAAGCATTTAGTTCACCAGTGAATCAGGGATACACTCTTGTCTGAAATTTGAAAAGGTCTTTGAATTGCAATTATACACTCACCTTGTGATGGTTCTATGAACTTCTGACCAAATCCTTTTCCGAAATCAAATGAGATTGGAGGCAACGTATCTTTTGCTTAAAGTATGCTTTCAAAAGATTGGAGCAAACGAGTACTCTTTCAAGTACATTAATTAGTTCTTTCACTGACGAAGTATTTCAAGTACAAATCTTTTTGACTCTGAAACGTCTCAAGTGATGATGCCTCCTGAAGAAGATGCTGGATCAGGTAGTCTTGTTACTCAGCTTTCACATCAGAATCCAAGGCTTAATCAAACTGTTATGAGTGGTCCAACGACGAACCGCACCAGCAACTCAGAGGACCAAACCATGGATCAACATTTTCTATAAGTGATTGGACCAAATGTTCACTCCAGTCTTAAATATTCTGTTTTTAGTATTCCCATTTTGTGTAATTTCTTAAAGCCTATGGAACGATGGATAAATAGTTTATTAGTCAAGAGTAAAGAACTATTCAAATGCAGAAGAGAAGAATGAGTACAAGTCCATAAATGAAAACTTGTCGCACAAGAAACAAATAGTACTGGTACAAAACCAGAGTGAGTGCCTCCGACAAGATCAGAAGCAGAAACGTAGCCAATGCATCAGTCTTCAAATCAATATCATCATCGTTATCCAAGAAAATATCAGGTTTTTTTACCGGCCGAATCATTTGATTGGACGCGCAGAAATAATGTTTCTTTCAAAAGCCTTTAGTTACATTTGTAGGGCACAGTGAGTTTTCTCAAGCTATTCACAACAATATTCTTCTCCCAATGCACCAATGTCCccatctcaatctcaatctaaACGTTGAGTGTTTTAGTATGGTACGTAGGAGAGGTCCAAAGGAGCAGTCTTAGTAGAGTTTATTCTTGACATGATTTTGGAGACACTTCTTGCAAACGTTTCAAGTTTTTCTGATATAACAGTAAATCTAAAGGTTGAGTGTTTAAGTTATATTACCCCCATAGGTTCTCGCTATATCAGATACCAGTAACATTTAGCAAACATCCcatagtcttttcttttttttgttcaaactttAAACCACAAGTCATTATTAgctttaacaaaattaaagcTAACATTACAAAACCAACGGCGTCGTTTTCCTCTATCTCTAAGAATAATAATCAGAAATAGGCCTTTTACTTATCTTAATGACCCTTTTTATCAAACGAGCCCTTTTAAGCTTTAACCGATAACAAATATACCACATCGCATAGAACAGAGGACAAAAGCTGCGTTTAAATAATGTTAGAGTCGAGTAAGCGATTGTCACCTTCGGGGACATCTGATAAAATTGGAATGATACAGAGAAGATTAGCATGGCCCCTGCGCAAGGATGACACGCATAAATCGAGAAAaggtccaaattttttttaatgtgtgtgTTCCCCTTTACAACTCTTGTTCTCTTCTAGTTTATCCTAGCAAAATCTCTATTTGGACATTTGGTCCCCCTTTCAGGTTGGCATACTCTTGAGTTTTTGAAGTTCTGTCAGCCCTTAAAGACAATTTTTGATATTCTGTCTGAACTGAATCAATGGAGTAGGGTTTTAGGGAATGTGGAAAATGCATAGCAAGCTGGTTTGGATCAAAGACACAAGAGGAAGGGTGCAGAGACATTGATGTTCACCGTTTTTAGCAGTTTTGACAATTTTACTTCTTCTtatgtcactacaagaaaacaggtgaTTAGCGACTACACATAGCGACCACATATGTAGTCGTCAAAATTAACGACTACATAGTGACGATTTAGCGACTATTCTGCGACTACGTGgatttagtcgctaaatagtcactCTTAAGCGACTAATTCATGCAGTCGTTACGGTGGTCGTATATTAACGACTAAGAGGCGACTATATTGTTGATGGAATTATATAGTCGCAACTTAGTCGCCAAATTAGCGACTACAGTACGACCACGTCAAATAGTCGTAAACGTTGGCGACTACGTTGCGACTCATTCGGCGAGTCATAAGGTAGTCGTAAAGTAGTCGTAAAATTTAGCGACTGTTAGGCGACTCTTACGGCGAGTCATNNNNNNNNNNNNNNNNNNNNNNNNNNNNNNNNNNNNNNNNNNNNNNNNNNNNNNNNNNNNNNNNNNNNNNNNNNNNNNNNNNNNNNNNNNNNNNNNNNNNNNNNNNNNNNNNNNNNNNNNNNNNNNNNNNNNNNNNNNNNNNNNNNNNNNNNNNNNNNNNNNNNNNNNNNNNNNNNNNNNNNNNNNNNNNNNNNNNNNNNNNNNNNNNNNNNNNNNNNNNNNNNNNNNNNNNNNNNNNNNNNNNNNNNNNNNNNNNNNNNNNNNNNNNNNNNNNNNNNNNNNNNNNNNNNNNNNNNNNNNNNNNNNNNNNNNNNNNNNNNNNNNNNNNNNNNNNNNNNNNNNNNNNNNNNNNNNNNNNNNNNNNNNNNNNNNNNNNNNNNNNNNNNNNNNNNNNNNNNNNNNNNNNNNNNNNNNNNNNNNNNNNNNNNNNNNNNNNNNNNNNNNNNNNNNNNNNNNNNNNNNNNNNNNNNNNNNNNNNNNNNNNNNNNNNNNNNNNNNNNNNNNNNNNNNNNNNNNNNNNNNNNNNNNNNNNNNNNNNNNNNNNNNNNNNNNNNNNNNNNNNNNNNNNNNNNNNNNNNNNNNNNNNNNNNNNNNNNNNNNNNNNNNNNNNNNNNNNNNNNNNNNNNNNNNNNNNNNNNNNNNNNNNNNNNNNNNNNNNNNNNNNNNNNNNNNNNNNNNNNNNNNNNNNNNNNNNNNNNNNatatatataattataatggcGGGATATTACAATTATGGTGGTAATGGCGGTAATTATCGGGAGTGGATGTACAAGAGGTTCGATGAAGCGACGGGGAATTTTTCATCTGAATACGAAGTGGGGGTGGACCAATTCTTAACGTTTGCAAGTAGCCAAGAAANNNNNNNNNNNNNNNNNNNNNNNNNNNNNNNNNNNNNNNNNNNNNNNNNNNNNNNNNNNNCCCAAACCCATTATCCCAAACTAATCCTAACTAATCCTAactaaaccaaaacccaaacccattatccctcttcttctctcgattCCCCCCAAtacgaaaaccctaatccccattatcttcttcctctcgcagccttctcttcttcctctcgattcGATTCTCCCAAATCTTAACCCTAATccgcatcttcttcctctcaattcccccaaatctaaaccctaatccttctcttcttcctctcgatcccccaaatctaaaccctaatccttctcttcttcctctcgattcCCCCAAATCCGTAACCCTAATCATTCCCATCATCTCAAACGATGCCTAATCGAGGAGGAAGGAAGAGGAAACCTGCTGCTCCTAACGTTTCTCAGAGAGTCGGAGCGTCAACAGCAAATAAACGGCCGCACAGTCTACCCAATCAGTACAACTTCACGCCGGCggtccaatctcctcctccgctGCAGACGCCTGAAGTACAACGACAGTCATCGGCGGCCCAGATCCGGAACTATCCTCCGCCTCAACAGCTTTTTCAGAACTCCTACACTCACCCACCGCAGCCTACAGTGAACCCGACCCCTTCTCAAGAAGTCCACTACAATCCGTCGCATCCTCCGTCTCAACAGCTTTTTCACAACTCCTACACTCACCCACCGCAGACTACAGTGAACCCGACTCCTTCTCAAGAAGTCCACTACAATCCGTCGCATCCTCCGCCTGCTCTAGTTGACCCTCCGCCTACTCTAGTTGACCCTCCGCCTTCTCCAGCTGAAGTCTCTCAGACTCGCAGTCATCGTTCGCATCCATCGTCTCAAGGCAACAATTTCCAAGCTGATTATCCTCCGGTGTTGCCGGAA from Camelina sativa cultivar DH55 chromosome 2, Cs, whole genome shotgun sequence includes the following:
- the LOC104714264 gene encoding transcription factor UNE12-like, with amino-acid sequence MAGNNPHENLSDQTPSDDFFEQILGLPNFSASSGAGLSGVDGGLGGGAPPMMLQLGSGDEGSHMGGLGGSGGPTGFHNQMFPLGLSLDQGKGPGSGGFLRPEGGHGSGKRFSDDVVDNRCSSMKPVFHGQPMQQPAPSAPHQPTSIRPRVRARRGQATDPHSIAERLRRERIAERIRALQELVPTVNKTDRAAMIDEIVDYVKFLRLQVKVLSMSRLGGAGAVAPLVTDMPLSSSVEDETGEGGRAPQPAWEKWSNDGTERQVAKLMEENVGAAMQLLQSKALCMMPISLAMAIYHSQPPDTSSVVKPETNPPQ
- the LOC109126275 gene encoding pollen-specific leucine-rich repeat extensin-like protein 3; protein product: MPNRGGRKRKPAAPNVSQRVGASTANKRPHSLPNQYNFTPAVQSPPPLQTPEVQRQSSAAQIRNYPPPQQLFQNSYTHPPQPTVNPTPSQEVHYNPSHPPSQQLFHNSYTHPPQTTVNPTPSQEVHYNPSHPPPALVDPPPTLVDPPPSPAEVSQTRSHRGHIAGSECTASSAKQT